Below is a window of Agathobacter rectalis ATCC 33656 DNA.
CGGGTGTCTTGCCCCGTTTGGGTATCGGAAAGACCCGGAGGACAAAAACCATCTGCTCATTGACGAGGAAACCGCCCCGATTGTGCGACTGATTTTCGGATATGCCCTGAACGGTCATGGTCCGAACTATATCCGCAGACGGCTGGAGGAAGAAAAAATCCCCTGCCCCACATGGTGGAACCGGGAACGGGGGCTTCGCAATACCCGCACCAAATGGGAAAAGAAAGACCCAGAAAAAGGACGGTATATGTGGGACTTCTCCGTTATCAAAGACCTTTTGATGAATCCCGTCTACACCGGGGCGATTGCTTCCCAGAAAAAAGACTACCGTTTCAAAATCGGCACGATTGGGGAAAAGAAGCCGGAGGACTGGATTGTGGTGGAGGGACAGCATGAACCGCTGATTGACCGCATGAGCTTTGACATTGTGCAGAACAAGCTGAAATCTCGCCAGCGTCCGGGGCAGACCAATGAAATCAGCCTGTTTGCCGGACTGATAAAATGCGGCGAGTGTGGGAAGTCGCTGACGATACGCTACACAAACGCAAAACATCCCCAGCAAATTTATTCCTGCAAGACCTACAATGCCTTTGGAAAGAACCACTGCACCCAGCACCGGATTGACTATGACACCCTTTGCAGCCATGTGCTGCGGAAAATCAGGGAATGTGCCAGAGCTGCCCTGATGGACGGGGAAGCGGTTGCCGACCGCCTGACCAATACCTGTGAAGCAGAGCAGCGGGAACAGCGGGAAGCAATGGAACGCTCCCTCACAAGGGACGAGGAACGGATTGAGGTTCTGGACAAAATGGTCATGCGGCTTTATGAGGATATGATTGCAGGGCGTATCAGTGAGCAGAATTTCAACACCATGCTGGAAAAGACACAGACCGAGCAGACGGAGCTTAAAGCAAAGGTGTCCGAGGGCAGAAAGCGGCTGTCTGATGAAGTCCAGCTTGCCAATGACGCAAAACAATGGGTGGAAGCCATTCAGGAATATGCCAACATCACAGAGCTGGACGCAGCCACCCTTAACCGCTTAATCAAAGAAATCGTCGTGCATGAGCGCATTGACGAAGATAAAACAAGACACATTTCTATCGAAATTCATTTTAATCTCAAACCCATCCCGGAGGTGGAACAGGTCAGTGCCTGACCTGTCCCGCCGGGACGGTTCTCTTAAAAACACCATATAGATTTTTTGTACGCCGCCGCTCGCCATCGAGCAGAGTTTTACACCTAATTGGGGATAAAACAGCTCATGGCTGGCGGCGGTGTCGTTCTGATCGGCCTTCAGCTTATCCCTCTGCTGTCCGGCCTGTTCAGCTAAGTGTCACCCGTTGTCCCTTTTCCAGAAAAGGAGCTGATGTATGGACTTTATCATCGACGCAATCGTTGAATGGCTGAAAGGTCTGCTCGTCGATGGTATCATGGGAAATCTGGACGGCCTTTTCGATAACGTCAATCAGAGCGTTGGCGAGATCGCCACACAGGTAGGCACGACCCCGGCGGACTGGAACGCCGGGGTCTTTTCCATGATACGACAGATCTCCGAAACTGCCATTCTGCCAATCGCCGGGGTCATCCTCACTTTTGTTATGACCTATGAACTGATACAGATGCTCATAGAACGCAACAACCTCCATGAAGTTGACACATGGATGTTTTTTAAGTGGGTGTTCAAAACCTTTGTGGCTGTGATGATCCTGACGAATACCTTCAATATCGTGCTGGCGGTCTTTGATGTGAGCCAGCATGTGATACAGCAGTCAGCGGGCATTATCCAGAACGGGACAGAGATCACGCCGGATGTGCTGGACAGTCTGCGGACAGAGCTTGAAGCGATGGAGTTAGGTCCTCTGTTCGGACTCTGGCTCCAGTCCTTCCTGATCCAGCTTACCATGATTGCCTTAAACATCGTGATCTTCGTTATCGTATATGGCCGTATGATTGAAATTTATTTACTCACAAGTTTAGCGCCTATCCCGTTTGCCACCGTCCCCAACAGGGAAACCGGACACATGGGGCAGAACTATTTCCGCTCCCTCTTTGCGGTGGGCTTTCAAGGTCTATTGATCTTA
It encodes the following:
- a CDS encoding VirB6/TrbL-like conjugal transfer protein, CD1112 family encodes the protein MDFIIDAIVEWLKGLLVDGIMGNLDGLFDNVNQSVGEIATQVGTTPADWNAGVFSMIRQISETAILPIAGVILTFVMTYELIQMLIERNNLHEVDTWMFFKWVFKTFVAVMILTNTFNIVLAVFDVSQHVIQQSAGIIQNGTEITPDVLDSLRTELEAMELGPLFGLWLQSFLIQLTMIALNIVIFVIVYGRMIEIYLLTSLAPIPFATVPNRETGHMGQNYFRSLFAVGFQGLLILVCVAIYAVLIQSIATDGDPIGAIWGCVGYTVLLCFTLFKTGSLAKSIFGCH
- a CDS encoding recombinase family protein, encoding MAMMNEMEYRTIGSALAGGYRAAVYCRLSKDDDLQGESASIANQRDMLEKYCEKQGWEVVAVYQDDGFTGLNMERPDLQRMLRAIERRQINLVITKDLSRLGRNYLQTGHLIEDFFPRNGVRYIAMNDGIDTLRDNNDIAPFKNILNEMYSKDISKKVHSSYLLKAQKGQFTGCLAPFGYRKDPEDKNHLLIDEETAPIVRLIFGYALNGHGPNYIRRRLEEEKIPCPTWWNRERGLRNTRTKWEKKDPEKGRYMWDFSVIKDLLMNPVYTGAIASQKKDYRFKIGTIGEKKPEDWIVVEGQHEPLIDRMSFDIVQNKLKSRQRPGQTNEISLFAGLIKCGECGKSLTIRYTNAKHPQQIYSCKTYNAFGKNHCTQHRIDYDTLCSHVLRKIRECARAALMDGEAVADRLTNTCEAEQREQREAMERSLTRDEERIEVLDKMVMRLYEDMIAGRISEQNFNTMLEKTQTEQTELKAKVSEGRKRLSDEVQLANDAKQWVEAIQEYANITELDAATLNRLIKEIVVHERIDEDKTRHISIEIHFNLKPIPEVEQVSA